The region CAGCAGGCCCTTGGAGGGAATGCCGTTCTGGGCGTTGATGTCCCACAGGTTGATGGCGTTGGGGTTGCCCGAGGACTCGCGGATGATGTTGCGGTAAATGCCGTTGTAGGTCGGCACGGGGATGTCGTGCGCGGCCAGGACGGACCGCGCCTCGCGAATCCAGCCGTCGAGGTTGTCGGGGTAGACCACGGCCGCGGCCGGCGTGGCGGCGATGGCGACGGTCTTCTTCGGTGCGGCCGCCACCACGGTCTTCTTCGGCGCGGCCTTGACGGCGGTGCGCTGCGTCGAACGGTTCGCGGCCTCCTTGGCCCTGGCGCGCTCGGCGGCCTGGGCGGCGGCCTTCTTCTTCGCGGCGGCGGCGTTCGCGGCCCGCTGCTTGGCGACGGCTGCGGCGTGCGCCGCCTTCTTCTTGGCCGCGGTGTCGGCCGCCTTCTTCTTCGCCGCCGCGTCGGCGGCGGCCTTCTGCTGAGCGGCCGACTCGTCGGCGGCCTTCTTCTTCGCGGCCGCGTCGTCCTTGATGGCCTGCTGCGAGGCAAGGCTCGCCTGGGCGTCGAGGCTCTTCACCTGCTGGCCGGAATCGGCCGAGAAACCGGTCGGATCGCCCTTGGCCTCAGCCGACCCACCGGTCGCCTGGAGACCGGTGACGGCCAGGACAACAGCAGCCGCGGCGGCGGCACCGGCCGCCGTGATCTTGTGCTTCTTGGACAG is a window of Streptomyces sp. NBC_01477 DNA encoding:
- a CDS encoding transglycosylase SLT domain-containing protein, with translation MQLPTIPKIGRLSKKHKITAAGAAAAAAVVLAVTGLQATGGSAEAKGDPTGFSADSGQQVKSLDAQASLASQQAIKDDAAAKKKAADESAAQQKAAADAAAKKKAADTAAKKKAAHAAAVAKQRAANAAAAKKKAAAQAAERARAKEAANRSTQRTAVKAAPKKTVVAAAPKKTVAIAATPAAAVVYPDNLDGWIREARSVLAAHDIPVPTYNGIYRNIIRESSGNPNAINLWDINAQNGIPSKGLLQTIDPTFNAYHVSGTSWNIYDPVANIAAACNYAWHVYGGMDNVNSAY